Proteins from a genomic interval of Clostridium cochlearium:
- a CDS encoding DUF4351 domain-containing protein, whose amino-acid sequence MTLAEIFRQEGKEEGIKQGIEKGIEKGIEKGIQQGERRKSLNYAIKLLTKKFGKLPEEYKEKLNNADIEILDLIIEEIFSLESLDDVDKYL is encoded by the coding sequence ATGACTTTAGCTGAAATATTTAGACAAGAAGGAAAAGAAGAAGGGATAAAACAAGGCATAGAAAAGGGCATAGAAAAAGGTATAGAAAAGGGGATACAACAAGGTGAGCGTAGGAAAAGCCTTAATTATGCAATAAAACTATTGACTAAAAAGTTTGGAAAATTACCAGAAGAATATAAAGAAAAACTAAATAATGCAGATATTGAAATATTGGATTTAATAATTGAAGAAATATTTTCATTAGAATCTTTAGACGATGTTGACAAATATCTTTAA
- a CDS encoding helix-turn-helix transcriptional regulator, with product MYDELYNILEEDTLGKRLKKARLKLRLSQEKLAKECGLSSGAIAGYEYDTIHPSKVALIKLGKVIDLDYLCCDEYTKFILSDYVSFLKKWRKDNNLSVRKAARILGIPSSTYSSWEREIYGISKENYYKLKKNKIF from the coding sequence TTGTATGATGAGTTATATAATATTTTAGAAGAGGATACATTAGGAAAAAGATTGAAAAAAGCTAGATTGAAATTAAGATTATCTCAAGAAAAATTAGCAAAAGAATGTGGATTAAGTTCAGGAGCTATAGCTGGATATGAATATGATACAATTCATCCTTCTAAGGTTGCTTTAATTAAATTAGGTAAAGTAATAGATTTAGATTATTTATGTTGTGATGAATATACTAAATTTATTTTAAGCGATTATGTGAGTTTTCTTAAAAAGTGGAGAAAAGATAATAACCTAAGTGTAAGAAAAGCTGCTAGAATATTAGGAATTCCATCATCTACATATAGTTCATGGGAAAGAGAAATATATGGCATAAGTAAAGAAAATTATTATAAGTTAAAGAAAAATAAAATATTTTAA
- a CDS encoding Rpn family recombination-promoting nuclease/putative transposase, with amino-acid sequence MKIQNPHDKFFKETFGNVEVTKDFLNNYLPQNIMKIIDMNTLEPQKDSFINEELQEGFSDMLFKVNINKREGYIYFLFEHKSYTSKDIAFQLLKYMIEIWEAKIKKEKTDELPMIIPLVIYHGKDSWNIKTTLGEMITGYKNLPQDIQKFIPNYEYLIYDISRYTDEEIKGEAQLRILLTIFRDIFTKNHKDLQESIYRASEYLQKLEDKHTGIEYFETLIKYVFSARADLTTKDINEIIDKIENTYPEGSEVAMTLAEKLRQEGIEKGIEKGIEKGETKALIKTAIKLLTRKFGILPEELKMKISKLDTTTLEVIIEGILDYKSLEDVKKYIQ; translated from the coding sequence ATGAAAATACAAAATCCACATGATAAATTCTTTAAAGAAACCTTCGGAAATGTAGAAGTAACAAAGGATTTTTTAAACAATTATTTACCACAAAATATTATGAAGATTATAGATATGAATACATTAGAACCTCAAAAAGATAGTTTTATAAATGAAGAACTTCAAGAAGGTTTTTCAGATATGCTTTTTAAGGTAAATATAAATAAAAGAGAAGGATATATTTATTTTCTATTTGAACATAAAAGCTATACTAGTAAAGATATAGCCTTTCAATTGTTGAAATATATGATAGAAATTTGGGAAGCTAAAATAAAAAAAGAAAAAACAGATGAATTGCCAATGATAATACCACTAGTAATATATCATGGAAAAGACAGTTGGAATATAAAAACCACTTTAGGGGAAATGATAACAGGATATAAAAACCTTCCACAAGATATACAAAAATTTATTCCAAATTATGAATATTTAATTTATGATATTTCAAGATATACAGATGAAGAAATAAAGGGTGAAGCACAACTTAGGATTTTACTTACTATATTTAGAGATATCTTTACAAAAAATCATAAAGATTTACAGGAGTCTATTTATAGAGCATCAGAATATCTTCAAAAATTAGAAGATAAACATACAGGAATAGAGTACTTTGAAACTTTAATAAAGTATGTATTTAGTGCAAGGGCTGATTTGACTACGAAAGACATAAATGAAATAATTGATAAAATTGAAAATACTTATCCAGAAGGGAGTGAAGTTGCTATGACTTTAGCAGAAAAACTCAGACAAGAAGGTATAGAAAAAGGTATAGAAAAAGGTATAGAAAAAGGCGAAACAAAAGCTCTGATAAAAACTGCCATAAAATTGTTAACTAGAAAGTTTGGAATATTACCAGAAGAGCTTAAGATGAAAATATCAAAATTAGACACTACAACTTTAGAAGTTATAATTGAGGGTATTTTAGATTATAAAAGCTTAGAAGATGTTAAAAAGTACATTCAGTAG
- the cas10 gene encoding type III-A CRISPR-associated protein Cas10/Csm1 produces the protein MNNEEKYYRNITAAAALLHDLGKFIRRTKIEKTKHWELSYKYIKKYFKGFQCVSDEQINLIAGIAALHHKSELNKTISKIKDKTRLKQLNEIKNILDDLKNKEDKTEYKIIEKIITGDLDSCSERRIFRDEDSRKIKKELEIKNAQSEYSPLIDLFCTLSNMLSEQSSKIIYKNYVYFEPKSLIDFYNIVQLEVFSKRMPEKIKENLNFFEKDINCLKAFRNCTFEDCINSWNFLFKKYTSLICSSKWEYLKDISLYNHIQTTAAAAVSVYKEEHLKNNCGEYLIIHGRIYNIQNYIYDGINTNIEHPMQRIFTRSFIISLINILIPNILVKKIGLYTFNILFCGGGTFTVLIPDEDIIKNKSIEIMDDMKKELGNILNNKIYLEYEIEKIAFKTNGDRTGYEKGFKIASMNLYEKKYNRTIENLVYDDSKEYRKCKNCGINYIKYDKKDRCSTCSLEDKWIKFSEYNGIENFYIDYNNVNLDDIKDPIKFTKSEIKEGTPIICFSYDEAERIKEEYPIIDVYDIGKTYIKKTYDKCKRCYGKDACDGPLKSNEQDNTQLVSLDCFSHMSENDTIIATAKVDVDDFQFLLYHVYPRKIMSEVYNFSISRLANTSLFFNLFFSMYLRRIIEEKYKDSVMVLYAGGDDIMITGNWEKVVDAVLSIKKEMRKITGADKDGNTDNITITSGILFHNSHRPFNLVAKEVDGLLENGKDYGKNCVNLNGKILTFKELEEVSNTSNDLVNTKLRKNIINRSILFKMNELIKMVSSDDDIERMRAYAIYNYLINSEIKEKKFAEDKKKDSRIKKELIEKLESIIIKDKQEHNKEYKYAKEKAIIEFAIRKSRERINSDE, from the coding sequence TTGAATAACGAAGAGAAATACTATAGAAATATAACAGCAGCTGCTGCATTACTTCATGATTTGGGTAAATTTATTAGAAGAACAAAAATAGAGAAAACTAAACATTGGGAGCTTTCGTATAAATATATAAAAAAATATTTTAAAGGTTTTCAATGCGTAAGTGATGAACAGATTAATTTAATAGCTGGAATAGCAGCTCTTCATCATAAATCTGAGTTAAATAAAACAATAAGTAAAATAAAAGATAAAACAAGGCTTAAGCAGTTAAATGAAATAAAAAATATATTAGATGATTTAAAAAACAAGGAAGATAAAACAGAATATAAAATTATAGAAAAAATCATCACAGGGGATCTAGATTCTTGTAGTGAAAGAAGGATTTTTAGAGATGAAGATAGCCGAAAAATTAAAAAAGAATTAGAAATAAAAAATGCTCAAAGTGAATATAGTCCATTGATAGATTTATTCTGTACGTTAAGTAATATGTTAAGTGAACAAAGTAGTAAAATAATATATAAAAATTATGTTTATTTTGAACCAAAGTCTTTAATTGACTTTTATAACATTGTACAATTAGAAGTTTTTTCAAAAAGAATGCCAGAAAAGATAAAAGAAAATTTAAATTTTTTTGAAAAGGATATTAATTGTTTAAAAGCATTTAGGAATTGCACATTTGAGGATTGTATAAATTCATGGAACTTTTTATTTAAAAAGTATACTTCTTTAATTTGTTCAAGTAAATGGGAATATTTAAAGGATATTTCATTATATAATCATATTCAAACTACAGCAGCAGCAGCAGTTTCAGTTTACAAAGAAGAACATTTAAAAAATAATTGTGGGGAATATTTAATAATTCATGGACGAATATATAATATACAAAATTACATATATGATGGCATAAACACTAATATAGAACATCCAATGCAAAGAATTTTTACAAGATCTTTTATTATTTCATTAATCAATATATTAATTCCAAATATATTAGTAAAGAAAATAGGATTATATACATTTAATATATTGTTCTGTGGAGGAGGTACATTTACTGTACTTATACCTGATGAAGATATTATAAAAAACAAGTCAATAGAAATAATGGATGATATGAAAAAGGAATTAGGAAACATACTTAATAACAAAATTTATTTGGAATATGAGATTGAAAAAATAGCATTTAAAACTAATGGTGATAGAACAGGGTATGAAAAAGGTTTTAAAATTGCTTCAATGAATCTTTATGAGAAAAAATATAATAGGACCATTGAAAACTTAGTATATGATGACTCTAAAGAATATAGAAAATGTAAAAACTGTGGTATAAACTACATTAAATATGATAAAAAAGATAGATGTTCAACCTGTAGTTTAGAGGATAAGTGGATAAAATTTTCTGAATATAATGGCATTGAAAATTTTTATATAGATTATAATAATGTAAATTTGGATGATATTAAAGATCCCATTAAGTTTACTAAAAGTGAAATAAAAGAGGGTACACCTATAATTTGTTTTAGTTATGATGAAGCAGAAAGAATTAAAGAAGAATATCCAATAATTGATGTTTATGATATAGGAAAAACGTATATTAAAAAGACATATGATAAATGCAAAAGGTGCTATGGAAAAGATGCATGTGATGGACCACTAAAGAGTAATGAACAAGATAATACTCAATTGGTTAGTTTAGATTGTTTTTCACACATGAGTGAAAATGATACTATAATTGCAACAGCTAAAGTTGACGTAGATGATTTTCAATTTTTGCTTTATCATGTGTATCCACGAAAGATTATGAGTGAGGTGTATAACTTCTCAATATCTAGACTTGCAAATACTTCTTTGTTTTTCAATTTATTCTTTTCTATGTATTTAAGAAGAATAATAGAAGAAAAATATAAAGATTCAGTGATGGTACTTTATGCAGGTGGAGATGACATAATGATAACAGGAAACTGGGAAAAAGTTGTTGATGCTGTATTAAGTATAAAAAAGGAAATGAGAAAGATAACTGGTGCTGATAAAGATGGGAATACAGATAACATAACAATTACATCAGGAATATTATTTCATAACTCCCACAGGCCATTTAATTTAGTTGCTAAAGAAGTAGACGGTCTTCTTGAAAATGGAAAGGATTATGGCAAGAATTGTGTTAACTTAAATGGAAAGATATTAACTTTTAAAGAGTTAGAAGAAGTTTCAAATACTAGCAATGACCTAGTTAATACTAAGCTGAGAAAAAATATTATTAATAGGTCAATATTATTCAAAATGAATGAACTTATTAAGATGGTTTCAAGTGACGATGATATAGAAAGAATGAGAGCATATGCTATATATAATTATTTAATAAATAGTGAAATAAAAGAAAAAAAGTTTGCTGAAGATAAAAAGAAAGACAGTAGAATAAAAAAAGAATTAATTGAAAAATTGGAATCTATAATTATAAAAGATAAACAAGAACATAATAAAGAATACAAATATGCTAAAGAAAAGGCAATAATAGAATTTGCTATAAGAAAATCTAGAGAAAGGATTAATAGTGATGAGTAA